Part of the Alkaliphilus flagellatus genome, TTGCACAAGCTCCGCAAATTCCTTCGCCACAACATATTGCATTGTTATTTGTTGTAACAAACTTAACTTGATTTAATTCTTCTATATTTTTAATTATTTTTCTTTGTAAAGAATCTGAACCCCCTATAAATATTAACTTATAATTATTTTCTTCCATCAATCGTCTACACAAAATAGCTACATCATTAGACCCCATATCTACTTCTTGTATTGAATCTAGATTAAAATATTCATTAATGAAATTATATTCATGAGCTCTCTTATTTACGATTATATCTACATTATTATTATTTTTTAATAATTGCTTTATAGCTAATATTGCAGGTGCTTGGGCTATCCCTCTGGCTAAAACTAAACATCTATCATTCTTTGTTGTTTTAAGATAATCCAATCCAAATATTCCGTTCCAATAAGGTCCTCGAATCATTATAGTGTCGCCATAACCCATTAATTTTTTAGTTTTTACTCCTCGAACTTCTATAGCTATTTTAATCAGTGATTTCTCTTCATCAGAATCCATAATTGATATTGGGACATCAAAAAAATAGTCATTATTTTTATCTCTTACAAAAACATATGAACCTGGCTGTTTCAAAACCCTAGCCATATATTTTGTGACTTGAATAGATAGAATTATAATATCATTTACAACTTTGCCATCCAATATTGGAAATTCTTGAGCAGTCCTAGTGTCCTTTCTTTTATTTTCTAAAAAATAAAAATCATTGTAAATACATACTCCTCTCCAATTACAATCACAATAACTTTTTCCTTGTAATTGTGTGCATGTAATGCAATCATTTTCTTCTGCTAAATAGCAGGGACAATATTCACTACCAGCATCAACGCATTGCCATTGTTTAAAGTCCATATAACCCCTCCTTTAGATTAAATAGAAACATATTCTATCTAATTGTACATAATTGCAAATCAACATTTAAGTTTTACC contains:
- a CDS encoding sulfide/dihydroorotate dehydrogenase-like FAD/NAD-binding protein is translated as MDFKQWQCVDAGSEYCPCYLAEENDCITCTQLQGKSYCDCNWRGVCIYNDFYFLENKRKDTRTAQEFPILDGKVVNDIIILSIQVTKYMARVLKQPGSYVFVRDKNNDYFFDVPISIMDSDEEKSLIKIAIEVRGVKTKKLMGYGDTIMIRGPYWNGIFGLDYLKTTKNDRCLVLARGIAQAPAILAIKQLLKNNNNVDIIVNKRAHEYNFINEYFNLDSIQEVDMGSNDVAILCRRLMEENNYKLIFIGGSDSLQRKIIKNIEELNQVKFVTTNNNAICCGEGICGACAKMNEDGIWIKTCKVQRVD